In Spirosoma aureum, a single genomic region encodes these proteins:
- a CDS encoding DUF2306 domain-containing protein: MSLALFIKLFIIVHATAGTVALLAGPVAMLTKKGGPLHRRAGRYYTYSMAGVFVTAVVVAYLKDLTFLFMVAFFSFYLVLSGYRALRWKRLSIDGRVVRLDWAIQIGAGITAVVLLSWGIWQVINGYYFGAVGIVFGGIALIRVKQTIDRFRTPPDDKAYWLYSHIIGMSAGYIATLTAFLVVNVHFLPPIAVWLTPTLVGAPLIVRVVRQLRTRNEQKVKPVVMQSI; this comes from the coding sequence ATGTCTCTTGCCTTATTTATCAAGCTATTCATCATTGTACACGCTACAGCGGGTACAGTCGCCCTGCTAGCCGGTCCTGTGGCTATGCTTACGAAAAAGGGTGGACCATTACACCGTCGGGCAGGCCGCTATTACACGTACAGTATGGCGGGTGTTTTTGTAACGGCGGTTGTTGTCGCTTACCTGAAAGATTTGACCTTTCTGTTTATGGTTGCCTTTTTTAGTTTTTATCTGGTCCTTTCTGGCTATCGCGCCCTTCGCTGGAAACGTTTATCCATAGATGGCCGGGTAGTTCGATTGGATTGGGCTATCCAGATCGGAGCGGGCATTACGGCGGTTGTGCTGTTAAGCTGGGGTATCTGGCAGGTAATCAATGGTTATTATTTTGGCGCTGTTGGCATTGTGTTCGGTGGTATTGCCCTGATTCGCGTGAAGCAGACAATTGATCGTTTTCGAACCCCGCCCGACGATAAAGCATACTGGCTTTATTCGCACATTATTGGCATGTCGGCAGGCTATATCGCTACTCTGACGGCGTTTCTGGTCGTCAATGTACATTTTTTACCGCCCATAGCCGTCTGGCTAACCCCTACTCTGGTTGGAGCCCCGCTGATTGTTCGGGTAGTTCGCCAACTCCGGACAAGAAATGAACAGAAAGTGAAACCAGTGGTTATGCAATCAATATAG
- a CDS encoding DNA-3-methyladenine glycosylase encodes MEKLPLDFYQSHDTLRLAQLLLGCELVHENPEGITAGVIVETEAYLTDDPACHAYRRQTTRNAAMFGPAGTLYVYQIYNHYNCINVVTGPVGVGEAVLIRALEPTEGIELMGLRRNDAFKTGFERYRNNTIDSSSANGQRNLCNGPGKLTIAMGIDRQKHNSYSLTTGELFIRGPVFHDFDMVTTTRIGLTRGADLPYRFYVSGNRYISKK; translated from the coding sequence TTGGAAAAGTTGCCCCTGGATTTTTATCAATCCCACGATACACTTAGGCTCGCCCAGCTTCTGCTTGGTTGCGAGCTTGTGCATGAGAACCCCGAAGGCATAACCGCAGGGGTTATCGTTGAAACAGAAGCTTACCTTACCGACGACCCGGCCTGCCATGCTTATCGACGGCAAACAACACGCAATGCGGCCATGTTTGGTCCGGCCGGAACGTTGTATGTCTATCAGATCTACAATCACTACAATTGCATAAACGTCGTTACCGGGCCAGTGGGAGTTGGCGAAGCGGTGCTTATTCGAGCATTAGAACCTACCGAAGGCATTGAACTGATGGGACTTCGGCGCAATGACGCGTTTAAAACGGGTTTTGAACGATACCGAAATAATACCATAGACTCCTCAAGTGCTAACGGTCAGCGTAATCTTTGCAACGGCCCCGGAAAGCTGACAATCGCGATGGGTATTGATCGGCAGAAGCATAACTCCTACTCGCTAACAACGGGCGAACTGTTTATTCGCGGACCGGTATTTCATGATTTCGATATGGTAACAACAACCCGCATTGGCCTCACTCGCGGGGCCGATTTGCCGTATCGGTTTTATGTAAGCGGGAATCGGTATATCAGTAAAAAGTGA
- a CDS encoding ABC transporter permease/substrate-binding protein yields the protein MTDFFAFIRDHADKLLEQTLTHIGLTFVSLLVALLIGVPLGIVIARRPKLAGSVLGIAGVLQTIPSVALLGFLIPLLGIGVGPALVALFLYALLPIIRNTYVGIIEVNPSVKEAARGVGMTDKQVLRKVELPLALPVIFAGVRTATVINVGVATLAAYVAAGGLGEFIFSGIALSNVNMMLAGAIPAALLAVGFDSGLARLQRLSGEKLRVGTLIFLILVPFLSAFYLVPGRQDKLVAGFAHEFYGRADGYPGLTKTYGLNVRPRLIDQNLMYEAIHRKQVDIISGYSTDGRIKAYDLLVLEDNHHAFPPYDAAPVVRQTTLNRYPDLGPTLDLLTGKLTDSVMTALNYQADYKKQSPEAIARQFLKQTGLDKMPESADRTETIVMGSKVFTEQYILAEIYRQLIEGHTRLRVATRTGLGGTQICFDALRTGAIDFYPEYTGTGLLVILQPSATRLKSLPMKPDSVYQFVQQQFREKYQLNWLKPLGFNNSYCLMMRREQAQQLGIRSIEDLVKFLDKK from the coding sequence ATGACCGACTTCTTTGCTTTTATTCGTGACCATGCCGATAAACTGCTGGAGCAAACCCTGACGCATATTGGGCTAACCTTTGTCTCGCTACTGGTTGCCTTGCTCATTGGGGTGCCGTTGGGTATTGTGATTGCCCGTCGGCCGAAGCTGGCAGGTAGTGTATTAGGTATAGCCGGTGTGTTGCAGACCATCCCAAGCGTTGCCCTGCTGGGATTTCTGATTCCATTGCTGGGTATCGGTGTTGGCCCTGCTCTGGTTGCCCTGTTTCTATATGCTCTTCTGCCGATTATTCGGAATACTTATGTAGGCATTATTGAAGTCAATCCATCGGTAAAGGAAGCAGCGCGGGGCGTAGGAATGACCGATAAGCAGGTGCTGAGGAAGGTAGAATTGCCGTTAGCATTGCCCGTTATTTTTGCGGGCGTTCGTACGGCAACCGTGATCAACGTGGGCGTAGCTACGCTGGCTGCTTATGTTGCTGCGGGTGGACTGGGCGAATTTATTTTTAGCGGTATCGCCCTCAGTAACGTCAATATGATGCTGGCGGGTGCCATTCCTGCCGCGCTGCTGGCGGTAGGCTTTGATTCAGGGTTGGCCCGATTACAGCGATTATCAGGGGAGAAACTGCGGGTAGGAACACTAATTTTTCTGATACTGGTTCCTTTCCTGTCGGCGTTTTACCTGGTGCCTGGTCGGCAGGATAAACTGGTTGCTGGTTTTGCGCATGAGTTTTATGGTCGGGCCGATGGCTATCCTGGTCTGACGAAAACATATGGCCTGAACGTGCGCCCCCGGCTGATAGACCAGAACCTGATGTATGAAGCAATTCATCGAAAACAGGTAGACATCATCAGCGGTTACTCGACGGATGGACGGATCAAAGCCTATGATCTGCTCGTGCTCGAGGATAATCATCATGCTTTCCCGCCCTACGATGCGGCTCCAGTTGTGCGGCAAACTACGCTGAATCGCTACCCGGATCTTGGTCCAACGCTTGATCTGTTGACCGGGAAATTGACCGACTCGGTTATGACCGCCCTGAATTATCAGGCCGACTACAAAAAACAGTCACCAGAAGCCATAGCGCGTCAGTTTTTGAAACAAACGGGTTTGGATAAAATGCCTGAATCGGCAGATCGGACAGAGACGATCGTCATGGGATCAAAAGTGTTTACGGAACAATACATTTTGGCTGAGATTTACCGGCAGCTAATTGAAGGACATACGCGGCTTCGTGTTGCGACGCGCACGGGTCTGGGAGGAACACAAATCTGCTTCGACGCCCTACGAACGGGTGCCATTGATTTTTATCCTGAATATACCGGTACGGGTTTGCTGGTTATTCTGCAACCATCGGCCACGCGTCTGAAATCGTTGCCCATGAAGCCGGATTCTGTTTATCAGTTCGTTCAACAGCAGTTTCGTGAGAAATATCAGCTGAATTGGTTAAAACCGCTGGGTTTCAACAATAGCTATTGCCTGATGATGCGTCGCGAGCAGGCTCAGCAGCTGGGTATTCGGTCGATTGAGGATTTGGTGAAATTTCTGGATAAAAAGTAA
- a CDS encoding ABC transporter ATP-binding protein: MIDIKNLTKQFGSHPAVNDVSLSIGRGENLILLGTSGCGKTTTLKMINRLIEPTKGSISVDGVDVRQQPGPELRRRIGYVIQDGGLFPHYTVAEAIATVPKLLGWNLAATQQRVRELIDKLQLPASLLTRYPAELSGGQRQRVGLARALAARPPVVLMDEPFGALDPFTRKHVRRELFGLNELQETTVVLVTHDVREALELADRIALMDKGRIVQLGTPGELLNHPATDFVRDFMEI, encoded by the coding sequence ATGATCGATATAAAAAATCTGACGAAACAGTTTGGATCACATCCGGCGGTTAATGATGTATCACTATCCATTGGACGGGGCGAAAATCTGATTTTACTGGGTACAAGTGGTTGCGGGAAAACGACTACCCTAAAAATGATTAACCGACTGATCGAACCCACAAAGGGCTCGATCAGTGTCGATGGCGTGGATGTGCGGCAACAACCCGGCCCTGAACTCCGTCGACGCATTGGTTATGTCATTCAGGACGGTGGCCTGTTTCCGCATTACACCGTTGCCGAGGCCATTGCTACGGTGCCTAAACTGCTCGGCTGGAATCTGGCTGCAACGCAGCAGCGAGTACGCGAACTGATCGACAAACTTCAATTGCCCGCATCCTTGTTGACCCGGTATCCGGCTGAATTAAGTGGCGGACAGCGACAGCGTGTCGGTTTAGCGCGGGCTCTGGCCGCCCGCCCACCCGTCGTGCTGATGGATGAGCCATTTGGCGCATTGGACCCCTTTACACGAAAGCACGTTCGGCGCGAGCTATTTGGGCTGAATGAGTTACAGGAAACCACTGTCGTTTTGGTTACGCACGACGTACGTGAAGCCCTCGAACTGGCCGATCGCATTGCGCTCATGGATAAAGGGCGCATTGTACAACTTGGAACGCCCGGTGAATTGCTGAACCATCCGGCTACTGATTTCGTCCGTGATTTTATGGAAATATAG
- a CDS encoding DUF427 domain-containing protein: MKAIWNDKIIAESDDTVVVENNHYFPKGSVNTDFLLDSSTHTTCPWKGLASYYSLTVDGKNNTDAVWYYPDPKPAASQIKDRVAFWKGVRVVE; this comes from the coding sequence ATGAAAGCAATCTGGAACGATAAAATCATTGCTGAAAGCGACGATACGGTCGTTGTTGAAAATAATCATTACTTCCCGAAAGGTTCGGTCAATACTGACTTTTTGCTGGATAGTTCAACGCACACCACCTGTCCCTGGAAAGGGCTGGCGTCCTATTATTCGCTGACTGTAGACGGTAAAAACAATACGGATGCGGTTTGGTATTACCCCGATCCGAAACCGGCCGCCAGCCAGATTAAAGACCGGGTGGCATTCTGGAAAGGCGTTCGGGTGGTTGAATGA
- a CDS encoding CocE/NonD family hydrolase codes for MKKWLYCLLIPALSSLVRAQTTPAANHVRDNYQKVEYKIPMRDGTKLHTTVYVPKDASPTNKYPFMMQRTCYSVAPYGPDTYPNQVGPSGTLMRDKYIFVYQDVRGRWASEGTWTNMTPTVTDQQPAVEANAKKKGKAPARQSALAVDESSDTYDTIDWLLKNVANNNGRVGQWGISYPGFYTIAGAVAAHPALKASSPQAPVSDFFFDDFHHNGAFIQAYLFTYPVFGIQHPQPTTEAWYNNAFIQTGSNDGFQWQYDLGPLKNVDKYYKDNFYWQETVEHPNYDEFWQKRSIIPHLKNVKHALMTVGGWFDAEDLYGPLNIYKTVEKNNPGTYNTLVMGPFGHGRWSRETGHTLHSNIYFGDSIATFYQRNIEAKFFNHFLKGTGDGKTGLPEAYLFNTGRNEWKTFDKWPAADAQTKQYYLMSGGQLATNRVMGSTDAGNGSTLRFAEFISDPIKPVPYTEDITTTQGFTPFNYMSEDQRFASRRPDVLTFQTDVLTEDLTLGGEITAKLKVSTTGTDADWVVKLIDVYPPNEPNHPYMPNKNITLGNYQQMVRSEAMRGRFRNSFEKPEPFKSGEVTDVTFRLQDVLHTFKKGHRMMIQVQSTWFPLIDRNPQKYVENIFKANADDFQKATHRVYDNSIIEVQVLK; via the coding sequence ATGAAGAAGTGGCTATACTGCCTGCTTATCCCTGCCTTGTCTTCATTGGTCAGGGCGCAAACAACCCCTGCCGCTAATCACGTTCGCGACAATTACCAGAAAGTTGAGTACAAAATTCCCATGCGCGACGGAACAAAGCTGCATACAACGGTCTATGTTCCTAAGGATGCTTCGCCAACGAATAAATACCCATTTATGATGCAGCGGACGTGCTACAGTGTAGCGCCCTATGGACCCGACACTTACCCGAATCAGGTAGGGCCATCGGGAACCCTGATGCGTGACAAATACATTTTTGTGTACCAGGATGTGCGTGGACGCTGGGCTTCGGAGGGGACCTGGACCAACATGACGCCGACTGTAACCGACCAGCAACCAGCGGTTGAGGCCAATGCAAAGAAGAAAGGAAAAGCGCCCGCCCGTCAGTCGGCGCTGGCGGTTGACGAAAGCTCAGACACCTATGATACGATAGACTGGTTGCTTAAAAACGTGGCTAATAACAACGGACGCGTTGGGCAATGGGGCATTAGTTACCCTGGTTTCTATACCATTGCCGGGGCTGTTGCGGCTCACCCTGCCCTGAAAGCTTCGTCGCCCCAGGCCCCCGTATCGGACTTTTTCTTCGACGATTTTCACCACAATGGTGCGTTTATTCAGGCGTATCTGTTCACCTATCCGGTGTTTGGTATTCAGCACCCACAACCAACAACAGAAGCCTGGTATAACAATGCGTTTATTCAAACAGGCAGCAACGATGGTTTTCAATGGCAATACGATCTTGGCCCGTTGAAAAATGTGGATAAATATTACAAGGATAATTTCTACTGGCAGGAGACCGTTGAGCACCCAAACTACGACGAGTTCTGGCAGAAACGCAGCATTATTCCACACCTCAAAAACGTAAAACACGCCCTGATGACCGTAGGCGGCTGGTTCGATGCCGAAGATTTGTACGGGCCACTGAACATCTACAAGACGGTTGAGAAAAACAATCCCGGCACCTACAATACGCTGGTAATGGGACCATTTGGGCATGGTCGATGGTCGCGGGAAACAGGTCATACACTGCACAGCAATATCTATTTTGGCGATAGCATCGCAACGTTCTATCAGCGGAATATCGAAGCCAAATTCTTCAATCATTTTCTGAAGGGGACAGGCGATGGTAAAACCGGTTTGCCTGAAGCGTACTTGTTCAATACGGGCCGCAATGAGTGGAAAACGTTCGACAAATGGCCTGCTGCCGATGCCCAAACGAAACAATATTACCTGATGTCGGGCGGTCAGCTGGCCACGAATCGGGTTATGGGTTCTACAGATGCGGGCAACGGTTCGACGCTCCGGTTCGCGGAATTTATCAGTGATCCCATAAAGCCCGTTCCGTATACCGAAGACATCACAACGACGCAGGGTTTCACACCCTTCAACTACATGTCGGAAGATCAGCGGTTTGCCAGTCGACGGCCCGACGTACTGACCTTTCAGACGGATGTTTTAACCGAAGACCTGACCCTTGGTGGTGAAATAACTGCCAAACTGAAGGTCAGCACGACCGGCACCGATGCCGACTGGGTAGTGAAACTGATAGATGTTTATCCGCCCAATGAACCGAACCATCCGTATATGCCGAACAAAAATATTACGCTTGGCAACTACCAGCAGATGGTACGTTCAGAAGCCATGCGTGGCCGGTTTCGTAACTCGTTCGAGAAACCTGAACCATTCAAGTCGGGCGAAGTTACTGATGTGACATTCCGTTTGCAGGATGTGCTCCATACCTTCAAAAAAGGCCATCGGATGATGATCCAGGTGCAAAGTACCTGGTTTCCGCTCATCGATCGTAATCCCCAGAAATATGTAGAAAACATCTTTAAAGCGAACGCCGACGATTTTCAGAAGGCCACACACCGGGTCTATGACAACTCGATCATTGAGGTACAGGTATTGAAATAA
- a CDS encoding CcmD family protein, producing MNQLTEILRADGKIWVVVVVIGVVLSGWLYYLLGIGNRVHKIKRRVRT from the coding sequence ATGAATCAGTTGACGGAAATTCTTAGGGCGGATGGTAAAATCTGGGTCGTTGTCGTTGTCATTGGGGTGGTTTTGTCAGGCTGGCTCTACTATCTGCTTGGAATAGGAAACCGGGTTCATAAAATTAAACGTAGAGTCAGAACGTAG
- the ccsA gene encoding cytochrome c biogenesis protein CcsA, whose translation MLKQWWKALTVFILAYVFVAGLINPVPKLPILHEAIRNTFFHPPLWIAMMAMLLSSAIFSIRYLRKGKPDDDLIAVELANTALLFGILGCITGSVWAYFAWGDLWPNDPKTNGVAVGMLMYLAYFVLRRSFDDEMRRARISSVYNIFAFAIFIPLILILPRFTDSLHPGNGGNPGFNQYDSDNSIKMIIRPAFVGFTLLGFWITQLRVRLRRLEIDLDEQEESTKSASTHA comes from the coding sequence ATGCTTAAACAGTGGTGGAAAGCCTTAACCGTATTTATTTTGGCGTATGTCTTTGTTGCGGGCCTGATCAATCCTGTCCCTAAATTGCCTATTCTACACGAGGCCATCCGCAATACATTCTTTCATCCGCCCCTTTGGATTGCGATGATGGCCATGCTACTTTCATCCGCCATCTTTTCGATTCGCTATCTAAGAAAAGGTAAACCTGATGATGATTTAATCGCGGTAGAGCTGGCTAATACCGCACTTCTTTTTGGCATCTTAGGCTGTATTACCGGGTCGGTATGGGCTTATTTTGCCTGGGGCGATCTGTGGCCAAATGACCCAAAAACCAATGGAGTCGCTGTTGGTATGTTGATGTATCTGGCCTATTTTGTCTTACGCCGATCATTTGATGACGAAATGCGTCGAGCCCGAATTTCGTCGGTTTATAACATCTTTGCCTTTGCCATTTTTATTCCTCTTATTCTCATTCTGCCCCGATTTACCGATTCACTACACCCCGGTAACGGCGGTAATCCTGGATTTAATCAATACGATTCGGACAATTCGATAAAAATGATAATCAGACCCGCCTTTGTGGGATTTACCTTATTGGGATTTTGGATTACCCAGCTTCGGGTCAGATTGCGTCGGTTAGAAATCGATTTAGACGAGCAGGAAGAATCAACGAAATCAGCCAGTACGCACGCCTAA
- a CDS encoding RagB/SusD family nutrient uptake outer membrane protein, producing MKLIKKHSFLYTICFTAILLGTVSCKEQLDVGNPNSPTVTANVNTETGLISLAQGGVYINGFLNGDNWLGNSHFSLPWGYNELMADVLGADASNNQITTIGVPDYIILDDGTKLTNKSPSIGIIRSYNNRASTGAGNNAIYYQWLNMYAMNNACNNVLSLVDGVKFTGDAATKANTVKAWCYWWKGYAYASIGSMYYSGLIIDDASATNNKYVLHDELIKQSNNYLTMAATTLGSITSQTDYQAVLGQLIPAFTQVGNGGVLTVEMWKRNINTMLARNILLNKLAPFVNGNPNATIAKSSTTAMTAADWNSVLTLVTNGIQKGDYVFTGRSTASNYFFSASGGTVTSLTTGVNTATTFKISERFIQNFGAGDKRLANNFNTATTYKNNYTFTTRYSITDGGNGMPGVYMYGSKSVGEYELFIAGSYEENALMLAEANIRLGNIEAGLASIDAVRNYMGAGVPAVAGTKLTLAGALTELTKERRVALIGRGLSFYDSRRWGWIYDIANGGGSYGNTVVTTAGVVNKNVTINYNFLDYWDVPADESVLNPSTGSVATKNPNF from the coding sequence TGCTTGGAACGGTTTCCTGCAAAGAACAATTGGATGTTGGCAATCCTAACTCGCCGACCGTAACCGCCAATGTGAACACCGAAACGGGTCTTATCTCGCTGGCTCAGGGCGGGGTGTATATCAATGGCTTTCTGAATGGGGATAACTGGCTGGGAAACAGTCACTTTTCACTACCCTGGGGGTATAACGAATTAATGGCCGATGTGCTGGGTGCTGATGCGTCTAACAATCAGATTACAACAATTGGTGTGCCTGATTACATAATTCTGGATGATGGGACAAAACTAACAAACAAGTCCCCGTCGATAGGCATTATCCGGTCGTACAATAACCGTGCATCAACGGGTGCGGGCAATAATGCTATTTACTACCAGTGGCTAAACATGTATGCGATGAATAATGCCTGCAATAACGTGTTGAGTCTGGTCGACGGTGTAAAGTTCACGGGCGATGCAGCGACAAAGGCTAATACGGTTAAAGCCTGGTGTTACTGGTGGAAGGGATATGCCTACGCGTCGATTGGATCGATGTATTATTCGGGTCTTATTATTGATGATGCCAGTGCTACGAACAACAAATATGTGCTGCATGATGAGTTGATCAAACAGTCGAATAATTACCTTACGATGGCCGCTACTACGTTGGGCAGCATTACCAGTCAGACTGATTATCAGGCTGTTTTGGGTCAGCTGATTCCTGCTTTTACGCAGGTGGGCAATGGCGGGGTTCTTACCGTAGAGATGTGGAAACGGAATATCAATACCATGCTGGCCCGGAATATTCTGCTGAATAAACTGGCCCCCTTTGTCAACGGGAACCCAAACGCTACAATCGCCAAGTCTTCTACAACGGCAATGACGGCCGCCGACTGGAACAGTGTATTAACACTGGTGACAAACGGTATTCAGAAAGGCGATTACGTTTTTACAGGAAGAAGTACGGCTTCCAATTATTTCTTTTCGGCTTCGGGTGGAACGGTTACGTCCTTAACGACGGGTGTAAATACGGCCACAACGTTTAAAATCAGTGAACGGTTTATTCAGAACTTTGGGGCTGGAGACAAACGACTGGCCAATAATTTTAACACGGCTACCACCTATAAAAACAACTATACATTTACCACTCGGTATAGCATAACGGATGGTGGTAACGGTATGCCCGGAGTGTACATGTACGGCAGTAAATCGGTTGGCGAATATGAACTCTTTATTGCTGGTAGCTACGAAGAAAACGCGTTAATGCTGGCTGAAGCGAACATCCGCCTGGGTAATATCGAAGCGGGTCTGGCTTCGATCGATGCCGTACGGAATTACATGGGGGCTGGCGTTCCGGCGGTTGCCGGTACTAAACTGACGTTAGCAGGTGCACTTACCGAACTGACAAAAGAAAGACGGGTAGCCCTTATCGGCCGGGGACTGTCATTCTACGATAGTCGGCGATGGGGATGGATCTATGATATCGCCAATGGTGGAGGAAGTTATGGAAATACGGTTGTGACTACAGCTGGTGTCGTCAACAAGAACGTTACGATCAACTATAACTTTCTGGATTACTGGGATGTACCTGCCGATGAATCGGTATTAAACCCATCGACAGGTAGTGTAGCCACCAAAAACCCTAATTTTTAA